One genomic window of Variovorax sp. RA8 includes the following:
- a CDS encoding helix-turn-helix domain-containing protein: MKRRSSAAGLTGFIGFDAAWFGACLKQRRLNKSLTLQELAALTGFSVSSISEMENGQKPTFPKAAGVCQALGVRLSRVMLEAEQHADAARAAK, translated from the coding sequence ATGAAGCGCAGATCCTCTGCCGCAGGCCTTACCGGCTTCATCGGCTTCGACGCCGCCTGGTTCGGGGCATGCCTCAAGCAGCGCCGCCTGAACAAGTCGCTCACGCTGCAGGAGCTGGCCGCCCTGACCGGCTTCTCGGTGTCCTCGATCTCCGAGATGGAGAACGGCCAGAAGCCCACCTTTCCGAAAGCCGCCGGCGTGTGCCAAGCGCTCGGCGTGCGCCTGTCCCGCGTGATGCTCGAAGCCGAGCAGCACGCCGATGCGGCCCGCGCCGCGAAGTGA
- a CDS encoding 5' nucleotidase, NT5C type: MGERTYPDLHRVYVDMDGVIADFEAAARAQGIAPAQLKLQRGAYLALQVIAGAKEALQDLAGMDVDLFVLTKIPSCNAYAATEKLLWIESHFPELHDRVIITSDKGCVGKQRDFLIDDHPEWANARQFPGTIITFTGDWPSVVEQIRIGLRIPQSMASALSASPSPTASVPAPAATTPPGPVPASPFRSGMWIAREDQLGRVRYVHPDGSLDIVLFAPDGRQIGRVTPPMGGPRGFEPNCHPDGWAQIEKPALPATRFAFLHDLVEPVDRLRA; the protein is encoded by the coding sequence ATGGGAGAGCGCACTTACCCCGACCTCCACCGCGTCTACGTCGACATGGACGGCGTCATCGCGGACTTCGAAGCCGCGGCGCGCGCGCAAGGGATCGCGCCGGCGCAACTGAAGCTCCAGCGCGGCGCATACCTGGCGCTGCAGGTCATCGCGGGCGCCAAAGAGGCGCTGCAGGACCTCGCGGGAATGGACGTCGACCTCTTCGTCCTCACGAAGATTCCGAGCTGCAACGCCTACGCCGCCACTGAGAAGCTACTCTGGATCGAATCGCACTTCCCCGAGCTGCACGACCGAGTGATCATCACCTCCGACAAGGGATGCGTGGGCAAGCAGCGCGACTTCCTGATCGACGACCACCCGGAGTGGGCGAACGCCCGCCAGTTCCCCGGCACGATCATCACATTCACGGGCGACTGGCCCTCGGTGGTCGAGCAGATCCGCATCGGGCTGCGCATCCCCCAGTCCATGGCCAGCGCGCTCAGCGCCTCGCCCTCGCCTACCGCCTCGGTACCAGCGCCAGCTGCAACAACTCCGCCTGGGCCGGTGCCCGCCTCGCCCTTCCGCTCAGGGATGTGGATCGCGAGGGAGGACCAGCTCGGGCGCGTGCGCTACGTGCACCCGGACGGCAGCCTGGACATCGTGCTGTTCGCGCCCGACGGGCGCCAGATCGGGCGCGTAACTCCCCCAATGGGCGGCCCGCGCGGCTTCGAGCCGAACTGCCACCCGGACGGCTGGGCGCAGATCGAGAAGCCCGCGCTTCCAGCGACGAGATTCGCATTCCTGCACGATCTGGTGGAGCCGGTGGACCGTCTCCGCGCTTAG
- a CDS encoding helicase SNF2: MNTASKILSGFALAIVAAAGVHAETYHGVLKFESVKARAEVRADGAAAARADQFSDAAGQGVTQIASTVDRASVRSQGVVAAHSANPYAEGYGQGVTRVQSSADRASVRMQARAAARGDQPAI; encoded by the coding sequence ATGAACACCGCTTCCAAGATCCTCTCCGGCTTTGCGCTCGCCATCGTCGCCGCCGCCGGCGTCCACGCCGAGACCTATCACGGCGTGCTCAAGTTCGAGTCGGTGAAGGCTCGCGCCGAGGTGCGCGCCGACGGCGCCGCTGCCGCCCGCGCCGACCAGTTCAGCGACGCGGCGGGCCAGGGAGTGACCCAGATCGCCAGCACCGTCGACCGCGCCTCGGTGCGCTCGCAAGGCGTCGTTGCCGCCCACAGCGCCAACCCGTATGCGGAAGGCTACGGGCAGGGCGTGACGCGCGTGCAGTCCTCGGCGGACCGCGCCAGTGTCCGCATGCAGGCACGCGCCGCGGCGCGCGGTGATCAGCCTGCTATCTGA
- a CDS encoding site-specific integrase: MARTITNSSARSLPWLQNPLQAHKEWRATLSWSHAGDESNGDALYTEHSNNLYQSFWGKFCRWLAARSLKLDQVKQAHIEDFLASLRGRKNSPASVRTMRTYLAEIHRVFTHLEASEILRTNPAAVVLEGKRRKAESRLETDPPLPPGPTFLAAYEKMAARMFIEESDELRQGWTPARNLALRLLVAECGLKLSEVCKLIPRNISFMDDGTVVIRSPGHRQVAARTLVGKRRLAASLARWMEMRSQLRVVKSRRAIAEGSRASNRLFLGQVDIAPAGDVVAGGHGAARSPIAPDLAERVVTSCVKRTLEELGHQAAFHGPQFVRNAYAARLIHRGMNDADVSDQLGMKTTFTARAIREKLQLVQA, from the coding sequence ATGGCCCGCACCATCACGAATTCCTCCGCTCGTAGCCTCCCGTGGTTGCAGAACCCGCTCCAAGCACACAAGGAGTGGCGCGCCACGCTGAGCTGGAGCCACGCCGGGGACGAGAGCAACGGCGACGCACTCTACACGGAGCACAGCAACAACCTCTATCAGTCCTTCTGGGGCAAGTTCTGCCGCTGGCTCGCCGCCAGGTCGCTCAAGCTCGACCAGGTCAAGCAGGCCCACATAGAGGACTTCCTCGCATCGCTGCGCGGCCGCAAGAATTCGCCGGCCAGCGTGCGCACCATGCGCACCTACCTGGCCGAGATCCACCGCGTGTTCACGCACCTGGAGGCATCCGAGATCCTGCGCACCAACCCCGCCGCGGTCGTGCTCGAAGGCAAGCGCAGGAAGGCCGAGAGCCGCCTCGAGACGGACCCTCCGCTGCCTCCTGGCCCGACGTTCCTCGCTGCCTACGAGAAGATGGCCGCCCGGATGTTCATCGAGGAGAGCGACGAACTGCGCCAGGGATGGACGCCCGCGCGCAACCTGGCGCTGCGGCTGCTGGTGGCCGAGTGCGGCTTGAAGCTGTCCGAGGTCTGCAAGCTCATCCCGCGCAACATCTCCTTCATGGACGACGGCACGGTGGTGATCCGCTCACCCGGGCACCGCCAGGTCGCCGCCCGCACGCTGGTCGGAAAGCGCCGGCTCGCCGCCTCCCTCGCGCGCTGGATGGAGATGCGATCCCAGCTGCGCGTCGTGAAGTCTCGCCGAGCGATCGCGGAGGGCTCGCGCGCCTCGAACCGCCTGTTCCTCGGCCAGGTCGACATCGCACCAGCCGGGGACGTGGTCGCCGGCGGGCATGGCGCGGCGCGCAGCCCGATCGCCCCGGACCTGGCCGAGCGCGTCGTGACCAGCTGCGTGAAGCGGACCCTTGAGGAGCTGGGCCACCAGGCCGCCTTCCACGGCCCGCAGTTCGTGCGCAACGCCTACGCCGCGCGGCTGATCCATCGCGGGATGAACGACGCCGACGTGTCAGACCAGCTCGGGATGAAGACGACGTTCACGGCGCGGGCGATCCGCGAGAAGCTTCAACTAGTGCAGGCATAG